AGTGCATGCCCGAGCCGTTCCAGTCCGTGTCGCCGAGCGGCTTGCAGTGGTAGTTGATGTCGATGCCGTAGCCCTCGCAGAGGCGCTGCATGATGTAGCGGGCGACCCACATCTCGTCGGCAGCCTTCTTGGAGCCCTTGCCGAAGATCTGGAACTCCCACTGGCCCTTCGCCACCTCGGCGTTGATGCCCTCGTGGTTGATTCCGGCGGCGAGGCAGAGGTCGAGGTGCTCCTCGACGATCTTGCGGGCGACGCTGCCGACGTTCGAGTAGCCGACGCCGGTGTAGTACATGCCCTGCGGCGCCGGGTAGCCCTCTGCCGGGAAGCCCAGCGGGCGGCCGTCCTTGTAGAAGAAATACTCCTGCTCGAAGCCGAACCAGGCGCCGTCGTCGTCGAGGATGGTGGCGCGCTTGTTCGAAGGATGCGGGGTCTTGCCGTCCGGCATCATGACTTCGCACATCACGAGCACGCCGTTGGTGCGCGTCGCGTCCGGGAAATGGCGGACCGGCTTCAGGAAGCAATCGGAGCTGCCGCCCTCGGCCTGCTTCGTCGAGGAGCCGTCGAAGCCCCACATCGGCAGCTGCTCGAGCGTCGGAAAGCTCTCGAACTCCTTGATCTGGGTCTTGCCGCGCAGGTTCGGCGTGGGCTCGTAGCCGTCGAGCCAGAGGTACTCGAGCTTGTATTTCGTCATTCAGAATCTCGCTCTTCAGAAGAAGCACACGTTCCCGCTCGGGGCGGCGGCCACCCTCTGCGGACCACCGCGTGGAAGCATTTAACATGCCATGAAAGCAGGCAGTTCGCCTGACGATCGCGTGAGAAATGCCATCGTCGCTTCCGCGCGAAGATGCCGGACCAAGGCGGCCGGGACGGGTGGAAAGAGCGTCGCTCTGCCGCTATCAGTGGCGCCGCCGAAGCCTCTCAGAGGGCCGGCCTATCGAGGAGACGTCCATGAAAAGCGCAGCCGAGGTCCTGAAAGCCATCAAGGACAACGACATCAAGTACGTCGACCTGCGCTTCACCGACATTCGCGGCAAGTGGCAGCATGTCACCTTCGACCAGTCGATTATCGACGAGGAGGTCTTCTCCGACGGCACCATGTTCGACGGGTCGTCGATCGCCGGCTGGAAGGCCATCAACGAGTCCGACATGACGCTGATGCCGGACCCGACGACGGCCGTCATGGACCCGTTCTTCGCGGCGCCGACGCTGTCGATCGTGTGCGACGTGCTCGAGCCGTCGACGGGCGAGCCCTACGGCCGCGACCCGCGCGGCATCGCCCGCAAGGCCGAGGCCTATGCCGCCGCCGCCGGCATCGGCGACGCGGTCTACTTCGGCCCCGAGGCGGAATTCTTCGTCTTCGACGACGTGCGCTTCTCGACGAACCCCTACGACACCGGCTTCGTGCTCGATTCGACCGAGCTGCCGACGAACTCCGACACACCTTACGAGGGCGGCAACCTCGGTCACCGCATCCGCACCAAGGGCGGCTACTTCCCGGTGCCGCCGATGGACTCGGCGCAGGACATGCGCGGCGAGATGCTGGCGGCGATGGCCGCGATGGGCGCCAAGGTGGAGAAGCACCACCACGAGGTGGCCTCGGCCCAGCACGAGCTCGGCCTCAAGTTCGGCCCGCTCACCCAGATGGCCGACCATATGCAGGTCTACAAGTACTGCATCCACCAGGTCGCGCAGAGCTACGGCAAGACGGCCACCTTCATGCCGAAGCCAGTGTACGGCGACAACGGCTCGGGCATGCACGTGCACCAGTCGATCTGGAAGGGCGGCAAGCCGCTGTTCGCCGGCGACAAGTACGCCGACCTGTCGCAGGAGTGCCTGTGGTACATCGGCGGCATCATCAAGCACGCCAAGACGCTGAACGCGTTCACGAATCCCTCGACGAACTCGTACAAGCGCCTGGTTCCGGGCTTCGAGGCGCCGGTGCTGCTCGCCTATTCGGCGCGCAACCGCTCGGCCTCGTGCCGCATCCCCTACACGACGAACCCCAAGGCCAAGCGCCTCGAGGTCCGCTTCCCCGACCCCATGGCCAACCCGTACCTCGCCTTCACGGCGATGCTGATGGCGGGCCTCGACGGCATCAAGAACAAGATCGATCCCGGCGAGCCGATGGACAAGGATCTCTACGAGCTGCCGAAGGCCGAGCTGAAGAACATCCCGACCGTCTGCGGCTCGCTGCGCGAGGCGCTGAACAGCCTCGAGGCCGACCATAGCTTCCTGCTCGCCGGCGACGTGTTCACGAAGGACTTCATCGAGAGCTACATCGAGCTGAAGTTCGCCGACGTGCTGCGCGTCGACATGACCCCGCACCCCGTCGAGTTCGAGATGTACTACTCGTACTGACCGAAACCGAGGCGCCGGCGGCAGCGTGCCTAATTCTCAGGCTGCGCCGCCGCCGTTTTAGGCAAGGAGATGCTTTCGGCTAGGCGGTCGTCGTCGCCCAATTCTTAGGCTTATGCGCCCGAAAAGGCGCCATCTCCGCCTGCGGGGCGCGCGCGAGCACTTCCTCGTAAAGCGCGGTGATGCGGCCGACGTGGCGATCGAGCGTCAGCGGATCGCGCCAGTAGGCTTCGTAGGCCGCCTTCGACATCGCCGCGACCGTGGCGTCGTCGCGCAGCCTGATCAGGGCGCGGGCGAGATCGTCGCTGTCGTCGCTCCTGAACCACAGGCCCGTAACCCCCTCTCCGACCTCCTCGCGGCCGGCACAGGCGTCGCTGACCACGATGGGCACGCCAAGCCCCTTTGCCTCGAGCACGGTGAGCGGCTGGCCCTCGTACCAGAGCGACGGGAAGACGAGCGCACGCGCGGCCCGCATGGCGGCCTGAACGCCCGCGGCGTCCTTCCAGCCGAGAAGGCGCGCCTCGGGATAGCGCGCGGCGATCTCAGCCGCGATCGGGCCGTCGCCGACATAGGTCGGGCGCAGGGCCGCCTTGCGAGCTGCCTCGGCGAAGACAAAGGCGCCTTTCTCCGGCGACAGGCGCCCGACGAAGATGATGTCGCCCGCCGTCGGGTCGAGCTTGGGACCGAGGTCGGGCACCGAGACCGGGTTGTCGATGCGGTGCAGGCGGGCGCCTTCGGGCACCAGCGGCGCGACGATGTCCTGCTGGAAGTCCGAGATCGTGATGTAGTCTGCGAAGACCTCGGGCAGATGCGCGACGTGCTTGGCGACGGTCAGGCGCACGTTGCGCCACACCTTCCGCGCGGCGGTGCGGGAGTCGCAGTTCGTTGTCCAGCAGGCGGCTGAGAGCGGCTTCAGCTTGCAGACGTGGTGATGCTGATAGTTGTAGAAGCCGCCGTTCGGGCAGAACTGGAAGTACTCGTGGATCGTGTAGACCGCGGGCAGGCCGGAGCGGACGATCGGGCCGGCGATCGACGGCGACAGCGCCTTCGCCCAGCCGTGCACGTGGACGATCGTGCGCTCGCGCGGCAGCGACGCGAGCAGCTCGCCGAGCGCCTTGGCGGCCGGCACGTTCCACACGCCCTGAATGGCGGCCGCGATCTTCGACGGGTTGCCGACGAGATCCTTCTGGTCGAGACAGATGGTCTCGATGCCGTGCGCCTCGAGCTGCGGCGAGACCGGGCCGGCGGCGGCGAAGACGATGGGGCGATGGCCCTGATGCTTCAGGCCGACCGCGGAGTCGAAGGCCACCTTGGCCTGGCCGCCGGTGATTGCCGCATGGTCGAAGCAGATGACGACGGTGAGCGGCTCGGTCATGCCACAGTGACTCATGCGCAATGATGGTAGGACAGTGTGTCGGACGCAGCGTTAATCTTCGGTTAGTCCATGCCGACCCGGCGACGCAGAGCAACGTGACACGGCCATGTTTATGGTATGTTCCAGAGCGGTGAGTCGAGCAAACCCCTTCACGACGAGACGATAAAAGGCTACCGGCGGACATGGCCAACAGTCGCGATCTCTTCGGTGCCGCCGCGCGCAAGGCGCCTGCTGCCCCGCGTGCCGAAAAGCCCGCGGCCTCTGCCGAGGACGGCTACACCGCCGCCTCGATCGAGGTGCTGGAGGGCCTGGAGCCGGTGCGTCGGCGCCCCGGCATGTTCATCGGCGGCACGGACGAGGCCGCGCTGCACCACCTCTTCGCCGAGGTCATCGACAACTCGATGGACGAGGCGGTGGCCGGCCACGCGACCTTCATCGACGTGGTGCTCGAGGCCGACGGCTACGTGACCGTGACCGACAACGGCCGCGGCATGCCGGTCGACCCGCATCCGAAGTTCAAGGACAAGTCGACGGTCGAGGTCATCATGACCGTCCTGCACGCCGGCGGAAAGTTCGACTCCGGCGCCTACCAGACCTCCGGCGGCCTGCACGGCGTCGGCGTCTCGGTCGTCAACGCGCTCTCCGAGCATCTCGAGGTCGAGGTGGCGCGCGGCCAGACGCTCTATCGCCAGTCGTTCTCGCGCGGCCTGCCGATGAGCGAGCTGCAGACCGTCGGGAAGGTCTCTAACCGCCGTGGCACCAAGGTCCGCTTCAAGCCCGACCCGCTGATCTTCGGACCCGAGGCTGCGCTGAAGCCGGCGCGCCTGTTTCGCATGTCGCGCTCGAAGGCCTACCTGTTCGGCGGCGTCGAGATCCGCTGGAAGAACGAGTCCGCCAGCGACGGCGGGGTGCCGCGCGAGGCGGTCTTCCACTTCCCCGGCGGCCTCAAGGACTATCTCGCGCAGGACACCGCCGGGAAGGTGCTCGTCACCGATCAGGTGTTCACCGGCAACGTCAAGAAGCCGAACGGCCACGGCTCGATGGAATGGGCGGTCTGCTGGCTCGCCGAGGACGACGGCTTCGTCCATTCCTACTGCAACACGATTCCGACGCCGGACGGCGGCACGCACGAGGCGGGGCTGCGCGCCGCCCTGCTCCGCGGGCTGCGCGAGCATGCCGAGCGCGTCGGCCAGGCCAAGCGCGCCTCGGTGCTCACCGCCGACGACGTGATGGTCTCCTGCGCCGCGCTGATCTCGGTGTTCTTGAAGGAGCCGGAGTTCCAGGGCCAGAACAAGGGCCGGCTGATGACGGCGGAAGCCTCGCGCCTTGTCGAAGGCTCGGTGCGCGACGCCTTCGACCACTGGCTCGCCGACTTTCCCTCGCAGGCGACGCGCCTGCTCGACTGGTCAGTGGAGCGCGCCGAGGAGCGCCTTCGCCGCCGCGCCGAGAAGGACGTCGCCCGCAAGTCGGCGACGCGAAAGCTGCGCCTGCCCGGCAAGCTCGCCGACTGCACGAACAACCAGGCGCAGGGCTCGGAGCTCTTCATCGTCGAGGGGGATTCGGCTGGCGGCTCGGCCAAGCAGGCCCGCGACCGCGCCAGCCAGGCCGTGCTGCCGCTGCGCGGCAAGATCCTCAACGTCGCCTCGGCGACGCGCGACAAGCTCGCCGCCAACCAGCAGCTCGCCGACCTGATCCAGGCGCTCGGCTGCGGGACGGGGGCCCGCTACAACGCCGCCGAGCTGCGCTACGACAAGGTCATCGTGATGACCGACGCCGACGTCGACGGCGCCCATATCGCCTCGCTGCTCATCACCTTCTTCTACCGCGAGATGCCGAAGCTGATCGAGGACGGCCACCTCTATCTGGCGGTGCCGCCGCTCTACAAGCTGAAGCAAGGCGCGACCCACGCCTACGCCCGCGACGACCGCGACCGCGACGCTCTCCTCAAGAAGGGCCTGCCGGGCGGCAAGGGCAAGATCGACACGCAGCGGTTCAAGGGCCTTGGCGAGATGAACGCCCAGGAGCTCAAGGAGACGACGATGGACCCGCGCAAGCGCAACCTACTGCGCGTCGAGATCCTCGAGGACGCGCGCGAGAAGACCGGCGACAGCGTCGAGCGGCTGATGGGCAACAAGGCCGAGGCGCGCTTCACCTTCATCCAGGAGCGCGCAGCGTTCGCTGGGGAGCTGGTGGATATCTAGCTGATCCCTTCTCCCGCGTGCGGGAGAAGGTGGCCCGACGAAGTCGGGTCGGATGAGGGGCGATTCCACCTCTCCCCCCGACGCCGGTGAAAGCGGAAACCTCCCTCATCCGACCCCGCTTCGCGGGGCCACCTTCTCCCGCAAGCGGGAGAAGGGATGGTGCCGCCCTACCCCAACCTCGAGAGCGCGACCTCGAGCTTCGCCCGCCGCCCCTGCGCCTCGGCGAGGCGCTCGCGCTGCTCGTCGACGACCTCCTCCGGCGCACGGGCGAGAAAATCGGCGTTGCCAAGCTTGCCCTCGATCTTGGCCTCCTCGCCCTTGAGCTTGGCGATCTCCTTGGCGAGCCGCGCGCGCTCGGCGGCGAAGTCGATGACGCCTTCGAGCGGCAGCGCGGCGGTGCTGCCGCGCACCGGGATCTGCACGGACTGCGGCGGTGCCTCGGACGCCAGCGTGATCGCCGACAGCCGCGCCATGCGGCGCACCGTGTCGCCCCAGCGGTCGGCGCGACGGCCCGTCGCCGCGTCGGCGCCGACGAGGACGAGCGGGACCTGGGCGGCGACCGGCACGCCCATCTCGCTGCGCACCGAGCGGATCTCGGAGACGAGATCGATCATCCAGCCGATCTCGGCCTCGGCCTCGCGGTCCTCGAGCCCGGACAGATCGCTCCACGGCGCCAGGGCCAGCACGCTCTCGCGCTTCGGCCCCTCGGCGCCCTTGATCGCCCACAGCTCCTCGGTGACGAAGGGCATGAACGGGTGCAGGAGCTTGACGATCTCGTCGAGCACGAAGGCGAAGGTCGCCTGCGTCTCGGCCTTCTCCGCGGGATCGGCCTCGCCTTGCAGCAGCGGCTTGGCGAGCTCGACGTACCAGTCGCAGAAGACATTCCAGGCGAACCGATAGGCGGCGCCGGCCGCATCGTTGAAGCGGTAGGTCTCGATCGCCG
This Beijerinckiaceae bacterium RH AL1 DNA region includes the following protein-coding sequences:
- the glnII gene encoding Glutamine synthetase (ID:RHAL1_02039;~source:Prodigal:2.6), whose product is MTKYKLEYLWLDGYEPTPNLRGKTQIKEFESFPTLEQLPMWGFDGSSTKQAEGGSSDCFLKPVRHFPDATRTNGVLVMCEVMMPDGKTPHPSNKRATILDDDGAWFGFEQEYFFYKDGRPLGFPAEGYPAPQGMYYTGVGYSNVGSVARKIVEEHLDLCLAAGINHEGINAEVAKGQWEFQIFGKGSKKAADEMWVARYIMQRLCEGYGIDINYHCKPLGDTDWNGSGMHCNFSTEYMRTVGGKEYFEALMKAFEMAREDHIAVYGPHNEMRLTGKHETASIHEFSYGIADRGASIRVPHSFVNNGYKGYLEDRRPNSEGDPYQIASQVLKTIASVPKEGARAAA
- the glnA gene encoding glutamine synthetase (ID:RHAL1_02040;~source:Prodigal:2.6); the encoded protein is MKSAAEVLKAIKDNDIKYVDLRFTDIRGKWQHVTFDQSIIDEEVFSDGTMFDGSSIAGWKAINESDMTLMPDPTTAVMDPFFAAPTLSIVCDVLEPSTGEPYGRDPRGIARKAEAYAAAAGIGDAVYFGPEAEFFVFDDVRFSTNPYDTGFVLDSTELPTNSDTPYEGGNLGHRIRTKGGYFPVPPMDSAQDMRGEMLAAMAAMGAKVEKHHHEVASAQHELGLKFGPLTQMADHMQVYKYCIHQVAQSYGKTATFMPKPVYGDNGSGMHVHQSIWKGGKPLFAGDKYADLSQECLWYIGGIIKHAKTLNAFTNPSTNSYKRLVPGFEAPVLLAYSARNRSASCRIPYTTNPKAKRLEVRFPDPMANPYLAFTAMLMAGLDGIKNKIDPGEPMDKDLYELPKAELKNIPTVCGSLREALNSLEADHSFLLAGDVFTKDFIESYIELKFADVLRVDMTPHPVEFEMYYSY
- a CDS encoding Glycosyl transferase family 1 (ID:RHAL1_02041;~source:Prodigal:2.6); the encoded protein is MTEPLTVVICFDHAAITGGQAKVAFDSAVGLKHQGHRPIVFAAAGPVSPQLEAHGIETICLDQKDLVGNPSKIAAAIQGVWNVPAAKALGELLASLPRERTIVHVHGWAKALSPSIAGPIVRSGLPAVYTIHEYFQFCPNGGFYNYQHHHVCKLKPLSAACWTTNCDSRTAARKVWRNVRLTVAKHVAHLPEVFADYITISDFQQDIVAPLVPEGARLHRIDNPVSVPDLGPKLDPTAGDIIFVGRLSPEKGAFVFAEAARKAALRPTYVGDGPIAAEIAARYPEARLLGWKDAAGVQAAMRAARALVFPSLWYEGQPLTVLEAKGLGVPIVVSDACAGREEVGEGVTGLWFRSDDSDDLARALIRLRDDATVAAMSKAAYEAYWRDPLTLDRHVGRITALYEEVLARAPQAEMAPFRAHKPKNWATTTA
- the parE gene encoding DNA topoisomerase IV, subunit B (ID:RHAL1_02042;~source:Prodigal:2.6) codes for the protein MANSRDLFGAAARKAPAAPRAEKPAASAEDGYTAASIEVLEGLEPVRRRPGMFIGGTDEAALHHLFAEVIDNSMDEAVAGHATFIDVVLEADGYVTVTDNGRGMPVDPHPKFKDKSTVEVIMTVLHAGGKFDSGAYQTSGGLHGVGVSVVNALSEHLEVEVARGQTLYRQSFSRGLPMSELQTVGKVSNRRGTKVRFKPDPLIFGPEAALKPARLFRMSRSKAYLFGGVEIRWKNESASDGGVPREAVFHFPGGLKDYLAQDTAGKVLVTDQVFTGNVKKPNGHGSMEWAVCWLAEDDGFVHSYCNTIPTPDGGTHEAGLRAALLRGLREHAERVGQAKRASVLTADDVMVSCAALISVFLKEPEFQGQNKGRLMTAEASRLVEGSVRDAFDHWLADFPSQATRLLDWSVERAEERLRRRAEKDVARKSATRKLRLPGKLADCTNNQAQGSELFIVEGDSAGGSAKQARDRASQAVLPLRGKILNVASATRDKLAANQQLADLIQALGCGTGARYNAAELRYDKVIVMTDADVDGAHIASLLITFFYREMPKLIEDGHLYLAVPPLYKLKQGATHAYARDDRDRDALLKKGLPGGKGKIDTQRFKGLGEMNAQELKETTMDPRKRNLLRVEILEDAREKTGDSVERLMGNKAEARFTFIQERAAFAGELVDI